In Temnothorax longispinosus isolate EJ_2023e chromosome 2, Tlon_JGU_v1, whole genome shotgun sequence, one DNA window encodes the following:
- the LOC139807989 gene encoding uncharacterized protein, with amino-acid sequence MSAIDIKHLLTDWGFKEEVIANFEAQDIEIEQLDILTEDDLKLLIPNIGPRRKFQSKLKKYLCELPAEKEQQTYVINTNPKKKLRSETELNKEDATERQHLNEEAVIEQEHVNEEATTEQQHVNEEAATEQQHVNEEAATEQNIAIITEQEPLHAVITTAQQHSNAVIEPPHFVDLNDDNSYVFELSRSGTPSEHSEKLSTNETTKRGVTHHIYSDYNLEAILKKSDDGLLLLRSYTNEGRLDNDLRNKLAKIIVSNELSSNVNNNITSNRASFLSDQIIKLFPTEEKSVWYIQHKKGQSQGRGKILTKYYATRRKLIKVGLINLKEDQAEAESDLNNDENDDPLRYEEYFLWLKNNSKPWQKVLDYWSLTSKKRMKALLSDKQPCHEYMSQFPALSDPLGYLLLEIDFETLHPERNLKLYLAWPKLSAFIIDKVKSKAKKRLDDVSTADGSLVATLSLIPHLFPVITVKKGQPRNWKLSREDCEEGFLLHVRTIADLEAKLHERTVKLKSFGLTSQPIAVIVGPTFDEITQCFVVINKYRYEMETPLKAVDFVLKTCNALNVRYPFEVGQAFMFLQRAVYDFETAWDRQKNSQFTAAVLATTQEFKIL; translated from the exons ATGTCGGCTATTGATATCAAACATCTATTAACCGATTGGGGCTTTAAGGAAGAGGTTATCGCGAACTTCGAAG CTCAAGACATTGAAATAGAACAGTTAGATATCTTAACAGAGGACGAtctaaaattgttaattccaAACATTGGACCTCGACGAAAATTTCAGAGTAAACTGAAGAAATATCTTTGTGAG TTACCAGCAGAAAAGGAACAGCAAACCTATGTGATTAATACTAATCCTAAAAAGAAGCTAAGATCAGAAACAGAGCTGAATAAAGAAGATGCCACAGAGCGGCAACATTTAAATGAAGAAGCTGTAATAGAGCAGGAACATGTAAATGAAGAAGCTACAACAGAGCAGCAACATGTAAATGAAGAAGCTGCAACAGAGCAGCAACACGTAAATGAAGAAGCTGCAACAGAACAAAATATAGCAATTATAACAGAGCAGGAACCTCTACATGCAGTAATTACTACAGCACAGCAACATTCAAACGCTGTTATTGAGCCGCCACATTTTGTTGACTTAAATGACGATAACAGCTATGTTTTTGAACTATCTCGGTCTGGCACACCTTCAGAACATAGCG aaaaattatcgaCAAATGAGACAACTAAACGTGGAGTAACGCATCATATATACAGTGATTAT AATCTTgaagcaatattaaaaaaatccgACGATGGCTTATTGTTGCTGCGTTCATATACAAATGAAGGCAGATTAGATAATGACTTGCGAAATAAGCTGGCAAAAATAATAGTCAGTAACGAATTATCGtctaatgtaaataataacattacgAGTAACAGGGCATCTTTCCTAAGTgatcaaataataaagttatttccTACTGAAGAAAAG AGTGTATGGTATATACAACATAAAAAAGGTCAATCACAAGGTAGAGGTAAAATTCTCACAAAATACTATGCAACACGAAGAAAGCTTATAAAAGTAGGCTTGATTAATTTAAAGGAGGATCAGGCTGAGGCTGAAA gtGACCTAAATAACGATGAAAATGATGATCCTTTACGTTATGAAGAATATTTCTTatggttaaaaaataattcaaaaccATGGCAGAAAGTTCTGGATTATTGGTCTTTGACTTCCAAGAAACGAATGAAAGCTCTTTTAAGTGATAAACAACCTTGCCATGAATACATGTCTCAGTTTCCAGCTCTATCTGATCCCCTAGGTTATTTACTG TTGGAAATAGATTTTGAAACATTGCATCCAGAACGCAATTTAAAGCTGTATTTGGCTTGGCCAAAATTATCTGCCTTTATAATTGATAAAGTAAAATCTAAAGCAAAAAAACGTTTGGATGATGTTTCAACAGCAG ATGGTTCCTTGGTTGCAACTTTATCCTTGATACCTCATTTATTTCCCGTAATAACAGTTAAAAAAGGACAgccgagaaattggaaactCTCAAGAGAGGATTGTGAGGAAGGCTTTCTTCTACATGTGAGA ACAATTGCTGACCTTGAAGCAAAACTACATGAGCGAacggttaaattaaaatcatttgGATTGACTTCACAACCCATTGCGGTAATAGTTGGACCTACTTTCGATGAGATTACTCAATGTTTTGTTGTGATCAATAAGTACAGATATGAAATGGAGACACCTTTAAAGGCCGTAGACTTCGTCTTGAAGACTTGTAATGCTCTAAACGTCCGATACCCTTTTGAAGTAGGGCAGGCCTTTATGTTTTTGCAAAGAGCTGTGTACGATTTTGAAACTGCATGGGACAGGCAAAAGAATTCCCAGTTTACTGCTGCTGTTTTAGCAACAACTCAggaatttaaaatactttaa
- the LOC139809039 gene encoding uncharacterized protein gives MSENENPPAELNQSWLHSETSRRARRNRPLSPVQTTEEGVSDNRETVRRNLDEYYSSESESEPELHPNSVIEREQFDDSVIILDARVIGQNNCPDENRLHPSHAHAQSEDANSTTSKRTHRREFSLTSYDSSVFDPQEYYSAPRHVNVIEMAEATNSNHDANNVNDNAPITPEEIDEEINRLNLVLSQRGTPANHRNRIPARAGPPRDDRDSILDEILNGIRNLQDRVNQLETANPERREFHARREPSNLPFEVTYGRTSYDIRNQAERAIGYLRLKEARDMIPEFDGASSKLQEFLSAASYAIKNINPMEEGTLLEAVLCTKLKGRAMIDFQTREIRDFAQLKKELEVCYLSRKSTTHLQLEFNTLKQKPGENARAFGLRADKLAMELYDSMIEGRNHTIESKRTILETIQQQALQNFQLGLRDEIKLLVRAQHFATLQEAIAGASAEEKVNGPSGIPPRPKNNYAYSPQPRDNRSILQCQKCGKYGHLGRECRTNRYANRFSLPKPDRTPRVNAIDKVCNYCKKAGHMREECWLLNGRPNKERTNHNKPNNPRGQNKNFHPKTNGPRKKDSNSAANSDEKDKEDTKQRRPALEYQVSHLTNKPRKHAGLDLITLPMREAKREKINLLFDTGAAVSIIKVKHLKGETMIEEDKMALTGVTGHKAHTIGKFTATIDLKDRKIKHTIYVVKDDFPIEY, from the coding sequence ATGTCGGAAAACGAAAATCCACCTGCGGAACTAAACCAATCGTGGCTCCATAGCGAGACGTCACGACGAGCGCGTAGAAATAGACCGTTAAGCCCCGTGCAAACGACCGAAGAAGGCGTAAGCGACAATCGCGAAACCGTGCGTAGAAATTTAGACGAATACTACTCAAGCGAAAGCGAATCAGAACCGGAATTACACCCGAACAGTGTAATCGAACGCGAACAATTCGACGATTCCGTTATAATTTTAGACGCGAGAGTAATAGGACAAAATAACTGCCCCGACGAAAATAGACTCCACCCctcacacgcgcacgcacaatCCGAAGACGCGAACAGTACGACCAGTAAGCGAACACACAGACGAGAGTTCTCATTGACCTCGTATGATAGCAGCGTATTTGACCCGCAAGAATATTATTCTGCCCCGAGACACGTGAACGTAATCGAGATGGCGGAAGCAACAAATAGCAACCACGACGCGAATAACGTAAATGACAACGCGCCGATAACCCCAGAGGAAATAGACGAAGAAATAAACCGTCTTAATCTAGTGCTATCACAAAGAGGCACCCCGGCGAATCACCGTAACCGGATACCCGCACGGGCCGGACCGCCGCGAGACGATAGAGATTCCATTCTcgacgagatattaaacggaATCCGCAACTTACAAGATCGCGTAAATCAACTAGAAACGGCGAATCCTGAACGCCGCgaatttcacgcgagacgcgagCCAAGTAACCTCCCGTTCGAAGTAACGTACGGAAGAACGTCATATGATATTCGGAACCAAGCGGAGCGCGCAATCGGATATCTACGATTAAAAGAGGCACGAGACATGATACCCGAGTTCGACGGAGCCTCGAGTAAATTACAAGAATTCTTAAGCGCCGCgtcatatgcaataaaaaacataaaccCTATGGAAGAAGGAACGCTATTAGAAGCAGTGCTATGCACAAAGCTAAAAGGAAGAGCGATGATAGACTTTCAAACGCGAGAGATAAGAGATTTCGCACAACTAAAGAAGGAATTAGAAGTTTGCTATTTGAGCCGCAAAAGCACAACACACTTACAACTAGAGTTTAATACACTCAAGCAAAAACCCGGAGAAAATGCAAGAGCATTCGGATTAAGAGCCGATAAGCTAGCGATGGAGCTATATGACTCCATGATAGAGGGAAGAAATCACACCATAGAAAGCAAGCGAACTATATTAGAAACGATTCAACAACAGGCATTACAGAATTTTCAATTAGGATTGAGAGACGAGATCAAGTTACTTGTCCGAGCTCAGCATTTCGCAACATTGCAAGAAGCGATTGCCGGAGCGAGCGCCGAGGAAAAAGTAAACGGGCCGAGTGGAATTCCGCCGCGtcccaaaaataattatgcgtaCTCGCCGCAACCGCGCGATAACCGATCGATACTACAATGCCAAAAATGCGGAAAATACGGGCACCTCGGAAGGGAATGTCGTACCAATAGATATGCGAACCGTTTCTCCTTACCGAAACCCGATAGGACACCCCGCGTAAACGCGATAGATAAAGTCTGCAATTACTGCAAGAAGGCAGGACACATGCGCGAAGAATGTTGGTTGTTAAATGGTCGACCAAATAAAGAAAGGACGAATCACAACAAACCTAATAATCCGCgaggacaaaataaaaattttcacccGAAAACGAATGGCCCGAGAAAAAAGGACAGTAATTCAGCCGCGAATAGCGatgagaaagataaagagGACACAAAGCAGCGCCGACCGGCGTTAGAGTATCAGGTGTCACACCTGACGAACAAGCCGCGAAAGCATGCAGGGCTGGACTTAATCACTCTGCCTATGCGAGAAGCGAagcgcgaaaaaataaatttactgttCGATACCGGAGCGGccgtatcaataataaaagtaaaacatttgAAAGGCGAAACAATGATAGAAGAGGATAAAATGGCCCTTACAGGAGTAACAGGTCATAAAGCCCATACGATTGGAAAATTTACAGCAACTATTGACTTGAAAGATAGAAAGATCAAGCACACGATATATGTCGTCAAGGATGATTTTCCGATAGAATACTAG